The proteins below are encoded in one region of Pseudomonas putida S13.1.2:
- the icmH gene encoding type IVB secretion system protein IcmH/DotU: MTEAVLQQGAVAAANDKPTLKDLVQDFISMALIVRRGRQVTSVQAFEGSVERFFTNLERDARAANYSVEQVKDTQYALCAFLDESVLRSGDNELRRHFELQPLQFRYFGVHLAGEGFFEKVDALRADVKQNIDVLEVYHLCLALGFEGKFSLGQKDQLRYLANTLGQDIARYRKAPKALSPDWALPDQVSQMLRHEVPLWVYLALIALVCIAVYLTLDWLLDKDVAALSEQIRQLFSA, from the coding sequence ATGACCGAAGCCGTATTGCAACAGGGCGCCGTCGCGGCCGCCAATGACAAACCGACACTCAAGGACCTGGTCCAGGACTTCATCAGCATGGCGCTGATCGTGCGTCGCGGGCGCCAGGTCACCTCGGTGCAGGCTTTCGAGGGCAGCGTCGAGCGCTTTTTCACCAACCTGGAGCGTGATGCCCGCGCCGCCAACTACAGCGTCGAGCAGGTCAAGGACACCCAATACGCGCTGTGCGCTTTCCTCGACGAAAGCGTACTGCGCTCAGGCGACAACGAACTGCGCCGGCACTTTGAACTGCAGCCGTTGCAGTTCCGCTATTTCGGCGTGCACCTGGCAGGTGAAGGCTTCTTCGAAAAAGTGGATGCGCTACGTGCCGACGTCAAGCAGAACATCGACGTGCTCGAGGTCTACCACCTGTGCCTGGCCCTGGGCTTCGAGGGCAAGTTCAGCCTCGGCCAGAAAGACCAGCTGCGCTACCTGGCCAACACCTTGGGCCAGGATATCGCCCGCTACCGCAAGGCGCCCAAAGCCCTGTCACCGGACTGGGCCCTGCCCGACCAGGTGTCGCAGATGCTGCGCCATGAAGTGCCGCTGTGGGTGTATCTGGCGCTGATCGCCCTGGTCTGCATCGCCGTGTACCTCACGCTCGACTGGTTGCTGGACAAGGACGTCGCCGCCCTGTCCGAACAAATCCGCCAGCTGTTCAGTGCCTGA